In the Rhizobium sp. CB3090 genome, one interval contains:
- a CDS encoding molybdenum cofactor biosynthesis protein MoaE, which produces MILPFVKVQREDFDLQTEIDRLTEGRHDIGAVVTFSGLCRDEGGALDALELEHYPGMAEAEITRIATLAIERFDLRGLTAIHRYGKIAPGENIVLVVATASHRQAAFDGANFVMDFLKTSAPFWKKEHAKDGKEGDWVSAKDADDAARAKWADKD; this is translated from the coding sequence ATGATTTTACCATTCGTCAAAGTCCAGCGAGAGGATTTCGACCTCCAAACCGAAATCGACCGCCTGACGGAAGGGCGTCATGATATCGGCGCGGTCGTCACCTTTTCCGGCCTCTGCCGCGACGAGGGCGGAGCGCTCGACGCTCTGGAACTCGAGCATTATCCCGGCATGGCGGAAGCGGAGATTACCCGGATCGCGACGCTCGCCATCGAGCGATTCGATCTTCGCGGCCTGACCGCCATCCATCGCTACGGCAAAATTGCGCCTGGAGAAAACATCGTTCTCGTCGTGGCCACCGCCTCGCATCGGCAGGCAGCCTTTGACGGCGCCAATTTCGTCATGGATTTCCTGAAGACTTCGGCGCCGTTCTGGAAGAAGGAACATGCGAAAGACGGGAAAGAGGGCGATTGGGTTTCGGCCAAGGATGCGGACGATGCCGCGCGCGCCAAGTGGGCGGATAAGGACTGA
- the moaD gene encoding molybdopterin converting factor subunit 1 has protein sequence MTKLVYFAWVRERIGKGEEEISLPADVVTVGDLLSHLRSLGEEYEAALQFPEAIRVAIDMEHADHDEPVFGAKEIGLFPPMTGG, from the coding sequence ATGACGAAACTCGTCTATTTCGCCTGGGTGCGCGAACGGATCGGCAAGGGTGAGGAAGAGATTTCCCTCCCTGCAGATGTCGTGACCGTCGGCGATCTCTTGAGTCATTTGAGGAGCTTGGGAGAAGAATATGAAGCCGCGCTTCAGTTTCCAGAGGCGATCCGCGTTGCCATCGATATGGAACATGCCGATCATGATGAACCGGTCTTCGGCGCCAAGGAGATCGGGCTGTTTCCGCCGATGACTGGTGGGTGA
- the pgsA gene encoding CDP-diacylglycerol--glycerol-3-phosphate 3-phosphatidyltransferase encodes MASRAYSIPNLLTYGRILCVPLIVLCFFIEGKLEGSDFARWVALWIFIVASITDFLDGYLARIWNQTSNIGRMLDPIADKLLVSAILLLVAADGTIAGWSLWAAIIILCREILVSGLREYLAALKVSVPVTRIAKWKTTAQLVAIAFLLAGPAGDKVLPYTTEIGIVLLWVAALLTIYTGYDYFRAGLKHVVDEE; translated from the coding sequence ATGGCTTCGCGCGCATATAGCATTCCCAATCTGCTCACTTATGGCCGCATTCTCTGCGTGCCCTTGATCGTCCTGTGCTTCTTCATCGAAGGAAAACTGGAAGGCTCTGATTTTGCGCGATGGGTCGCGCTCTGGATCTTCATCGTCGCCTCGATCACCGACTTCCTGGATGGCTATCTCGCGCGCATCTGGAACCAGACCTCGAATATCGGCCGCATGCTCGACCCGATCGCCGACAAGCTGCTGGTCTCTGCGATCCTGCTGCTGGTGGCCGCCGATGGCACGATCGCAGGCTGGTCGCTTTGGGCTGCCATCATCATTCTTTGCCGCGAAATCCTCGTCTCGGGCTTGCGTGAGTATCTGGCGGCGCTGAAGGTCAGCGTGCCGGTGACCCGCATAGCCAAATGGAAGACGACCGCTCAGCTCGTCGCCATCGCCTTCCTGCTGGCTGGGCCGGCAGGCGACAAGGTGCTACCCTATACGACGGAGATCGGCATCGTCCTGCTCTGGGTCGCAGCGCTGCTGACCATCTATACCGGCTATGATTATTTCCGCGCCGGTTTGAAACATGTCGTGGATGAGGAATGA
- the uvrC gene encoding excinuclease ABC subunit UvrC, with protein sequence MNGRKLPDGGILYDESEDIEDDVEVEGDAGASPVVPVDWNEGGKNETGLRGAELIAEFVKRLPNNPGVYRMFNEDGDVLYVGKARSLKKRVANYAMGRVHSNRIARMVRETANMEFVTTRTETEALLLEANLIKRLRPRFNVLLRDDKSFPYILITGDHRAPAIFKHRGARARKGEYFGPFASAGAVGRTINSLQRAFLIRTCTDSVFETRTRPCLLYQIKRCSGPCTREISDEGYAELVQEAKDFLSGKSQNVKAHMAEAMNAAAEDLDFERAAVYRDRLAALSHVQSHQGINPAGVDEADIFAIHHEGGISCIQVFFFRTGQNWGNRAYFPKADPSLSGAEVLNAFLAQFYDDKPVPKQILLSETVEEIELLAAALSEKAGHKVMILVPQRGEKRDLVDHVVANAREAHGRKLAETASQSRLLEGFKETFQLPYVPQRVEIYDNSHIMGTNAVGGMVVAGPEGFVKGQYRKFNIKSTDITPGDDFGMMREVMTRRFSRLLKEEGKPDRNLDAETVAVDAADRPFPAWPDVILIDGGQGQMMAVRAILEELGITDSVIAIGVAKGVDRDAGRERFFAPARESFTLPPRDPVLYFIQRMRDEAHRFAIGSHRARRKKEMVKNPLDEIGGIGPSRKRALLQHFGTAKAVSRAALSDLMAVEGISEAVARQVYNHFHEDAAK encoded by the coding sequence ATGAACGGACGAAAGCTGCCCGACGGCGGCATTCTCTATGACGAATCAGAAGACATTGAAGACGACGTCGAGGTGGAAGGCGATGCCGGCGCCTCCCCCGTCGTGCCTGTCGACTGGAACGAAGGCGGCAAGAACGAAACCGGTCTTCGGGGCGCCGAGCTGATCGCGGAATTCGTCAAGCGCCTGCCGAACAATCCCGGCGTCTACCGCATGTTCAATGAAGACGGCGACGTGCTCTATGTTGGCAAGGCCCGCAGCCTGAAGAAGCGCGTCGCCAACTATGCGATGGGCCGTGTGCATTCCAACCGCATCGCCCGCATGGTGCGCGAAACCGCCAATATGGAGTTCGTCACCACCCGCACCGAGACCGAAGCACTGCTGCTGGAAGCGAATCTGATCAAGCGCTTACGGCCGCGCTTCAATGTATTGCTGCGGGACGACAAGTCCTTTCCCTATATTCTCATTACTGGCGATCATCGGGCGCCGGCGATCTTCAAGCATCGCGGCGCGCGGGCCCGCAAGGGTGAATATTTCGGCCCCTTCGCCTCAGCGGGCGCCGTCGGCCGCACTATCAATTCGCTGCAGCGCGCCTTTCTGATCCGCACCTGCACCGACAGCGTTTTCGAGACGCGCACGAGGCCCTGCTTGCTCTATCAGATCAAGCGCTGCTCGGGGCCTTGTACGCGCGAAATCAGCGATGAGGGCTATGCCGAGCTGGTGCAGGAGGCGAAGGACTTCCTTTCCGGCAAAAGCCAGAACGTCAAGGCGCACATGGCGGAAGCCATGAACGCTGCCGCCGAAGACCTCGATTTCGAGCGCGCAGCCGTCTATCGCGACCGGCTGGCGGCACTGTCGCATGTGCAGAGCCATCAGGGCATCAATCCTGCCGGGGTAGATGAAGCCGATATCTTCGCTATCCATCACGAGGGCGGCATCTCCTGCATCCAGGTCTTCTTCTTCCGCACCGGGCAGAACTGGGGCAACCGCGCCTATTTCCCGAAGGCCGATCCTTCGCTTTCCGGCGCCGAAGTGCTGAACGCGTTTCTGGCGCAGTTCTATGACGACAAACCGGTGCCGAAGCAGATCCTGCTATCGGAGACGGTCGAGGAGATCGAGCTGCTGGCGGCAGCGCTTAGCGAAAAGGCGGGTCACAAGGTCATGATCCTGGTGCCGCAGCGTGGCGAGAAGCGCGATCTGGTCGATCATGTCGTCGCCAATGCCCGCGAGGCGCATGGCCGCAAGCTTGCCGAGACCGCCTCGCAATCGCGGCTGCTCGAAGGCTTCAAGGAGACATTTCAGCTTCCCTATGTGCCGCAGCGCGTCGAGATCTACGATAACTCGCACATCATGGGCACGAATGCGGTCGGCGGCATGGTGGTGGCCGGACCGGAAGGGTTCGTTAAAGGCCAATACCGCAAGTTCAACATCAAATCGACCGACATCACGCCTGGCGACGATTTCGGCATGATGCGCGAAGTCATGACCCGGCGCTTCTCCCGCCTTTTGAAGGAAGAGGGAAAGCCAGATCGAAACCTCGACGCAGAGACCGTAGCCGTCGACGCAGCGGATCGACCCTTCCCCGCCTGGCCGGACGTGATCCTCATCGATGGCGGCCAAGGGCAGATGATGGCGGTGCGCGCCATTCTCGAAGAGCTCGGAATTACCGACAGCGTCATCGCCATCGGCGTCGCCAAGGGTGTCGACCGCGATGCCGGACGCGAACGCTTCTTTGCGCCAGCCCGCGAGAGCTTCACCCTGCCGCCGCGAGATCCCGTGCTCTACTTCATTCAGCGTATGCGCGACGAGGCGCATCGCTTCGCCATCGGCTCGCACCGGGCGCGACGCAAGAAGGAGATGGTGAAAAACCCGCTGGATGAAATCGGCGGAATCGGCCCGTCTCGCAAGCGGGCGCTGCTGCAGCATTTCGGCACCGCCAAGGCGGTGTCGCGCGCTGCGCTCTCCGACCTGATGGCAGTCGAAGGCATTTCCGAAGCGGTAGCGCGGCAGGTCTACAACCATTTTCACGAGGACGCCGCGAAATAG
- a CDS encoding SDR family oxidoreductase, which produces MSQEKLRTALITGASKRIGRAIAEDLSANGFAVALHANQSLDEAAEVVAKLRQQGKKAVAIKADLQNSAETSTLIERAVAELGPLDLLVNNASVFRGDSADLFDAEAFDAHFAVHVRAPSILAADFARQLPKGIPGVIVNIIDQRVWALNPRFYSYTLSKAALWTATQTMAQSFAPDIRVNAIGPGPTVRSVRQTEEDFQAQIDGLILKVAPGLEEFGRTVRFLFDTPSITGQMIALDGGQHLAWETPDVSESME; this is translated from the coding sequence TTGAGCCAGGAAAAACTACGCACCGCGCTGATAACAGGTGCATCAAAAAGAATAGGCCGGGCGATCGCAGAGGATTTGTCGGCTAACGGCTTTGCGGTGGCGCTGCATGCCAATCAATCGCTGGACGAGGCGGCCGAAGTCGTGGCGAAATTGCGGCAACAAGGCAAAAAGGCGGTGGCGATCAAGGCCGACCTGCAAAATTCGGCGGAGACATCGACGCTGATCGAAAGGGCCGTTGCTGAGCTGGGACCGCTGGATCTTCTCGTCAACAACGCCTCCGTTTTCCGGGGCGATTCTGCCGATCTTTTCGATGCCGAGGCTTTCGATGCGCATTTTGCCGTGCATGTCCGCGCGCCCTCTATCCTCGCTGCGGATTTCGCGCGGCAGCTTCCGAAGGGTATCCCGGGGGTGATCGTCAATATTATCGACCAGCGCGTCTGGGCGCTGAACCCGCGCTTCTATTCCTATACGCTGTCGAAGGCTGCCCTGTGGACGGCGACCCAGACGATGGCGCAGAGTTTTGCGCCTGATATCCGGGTCAATGCCATCGGTCCCGGTCCGACGGTGCGCAGCGTCCGCCAGACGGAAGAGGACTTCCAGGCGCAAATCGATGGGCTCATATTGAAGGTGGCGCCCGGGCTTGAGGAATTCGGTCGCACCGTCCGCTTTCTTTTTGACACGCCTTCGATCACGGGCCAAATGATAGCGCTCGATGGCGGCCAGCATCTTGCCTGGGAAACGCCTGACGTGTCGGAGAGCATGGAATGA
- a CDS encoding outer membrane protein, whose protein sequence is MRTLITTLMVSGFALGGFTAAHAADAVEQVPQPPVAQEAPPAVNNWSGFYIGGAGDWNAGHFNHNGNSYGFGGQAFTGYNWQQGQIVYGVEGDLGYADSDSTRNGLTAKNGVNGSVRGRIGYDFNPFMLYGTAGLAIGQNKLEDATSSESKTAVGYTVGAGAETFLTNNITARLEYRYTDYGKKNFNLDSGSFSRGYDEQSVKVGIGVKF, encoded by the coding sequence ATGCGTACTCTCATCACGACCCTTATGGTCTCTGGTTTTGCTCTCGGTGGCTTCACCGCGGCTCATGCAGCCGATGCTGTGGAGCAGGTTCCGCAGCCGCCCGTCGCTCAGGAAGCTCCGCCGGCCGTCAACAACTGGTCCGGTTTCTACATCGGTGGCGCTGGCGACTGGAATGCCGGTCACTTCAACCATAACGGCAACTCCTATGGCTTCGGCGGCCAGGCCTTCACCGGCTACAATTGGCAGCAGGGCCAGATCGTATACGGTGTTGAAGGTGACCTTGGCTATGCCGACTCCGACTCGACCCGCAATGGCCTCACTGCCAAGAACGGCGTAAACGGCTCGGTTCGCGGCCGTATCGGTTACGACTTCAACCCGTTCATGCTGTACGGCACCGCCGGTCTGGCAATCGGCCAGAACAAGCTCGAAGACGCTACCTCGTCCGAAAGCAAGACGGCTGTCGGTTACACGGTCGGCGCCGGCGCTGAAACATTCTTGACGAACAACATCACGGCTCGTCTCGAATACCGTTACACCGACTACGGCAAGAAGAATTTCAACCTCGACTCCGGCAGCTTCTCGCGCGGCTATGACGAGCAGAGCGTCAAGGTCGGTATCGGCGTCAAGTTCTGA
- a CDS encoding glutathione S-transferase produces the protein MKLLCSPPSPFSSKVRMAARYLGIDLTEIHVDTNAGPAVLVDNNPLGKIPTLLTEDGVSIFDSRAIMHHFHRQKGKRLYPAKDSKRIDAEVLEALCDGTSECLLSIVYERRLRDQEKQHQPWIDRQWTKVSRTLAHLNAEPPKIGKKLHGGHFALASLLGYLQLRFEGQWEADHADLIDWAGKFEKHFPDYQAMKPQQA, from the coding sequence ATGAAGCTTCTCTGCTCGCCCCCTTCCCCCTTCTCCAGCAAGGTGCGGATGGCAGCCCGCTATCTCGGCATCGACCTCACCGAAATCCACGTCGACACCAATGCCGGTCCGGCCGTGCTGGTCGACAACAATCCGCTCGGCAAGATCCCGACGCTGCTGACGGAAGACGGCGTGTCGATCTTCGACAGTCGCGCCATCATGCATCATTTCCATCGGCAGAAGGGCAAGAGGCTTTATCCTGCGAAGGATAGCAAGCGCATCGACGCCGAGGTGCTGGAAGCGCTTTGCGACGGCACCAGCGAATGCCTCTTGTCGATCGTTTACGAGCGGCGCCTGCGCGATCAGGAGAAGCAGCACCAGCCTTGGATCGACCGGCAGTGGACGAAGGTGAGCCGCACGCTCGCCCATCTCAATGCCGAACCGCCAAAGATTGGCAAGAAGCTGCACGGCGGACATTTCGCACTCGCTTCCCTATTGGGCTATCTGCAACTTCGCTTCGAGGGACAATGGGAAGCGGACCACGCTGACCTGATCGATTGGGCAGGCAAGTTCGAAAAGCACTTTCCGGATTATCAGGCGATGAAACCGCAGCAGGCTTAA
- a CDS encoding 23S rRNA (adenine(2030)-N(6))-methyltransferase RlmJ: MNYRHIYHAGNFADVLKHAVLARLVRYLQNKDKAFRVLDTHAGIGLYDLSSEEAQKTGEWRDGIGRLLEAELVPQVADLLEPYLTAVRELNPEGGLRFYPGSPKLARILFRPQDRLSAMELHPEDFQRLHRLFEGDHHARITELDGWLALGAHLPPKEKRGIVLVDPPFEEDGEYERLVDGLAKAWRRFPGGTYCLWYPLKKDAPIKAFHETLQALEIPKMLCAELTVKSDRGFTGLTGSGLIIVNPPFTLKDELHALLPALKDMLAQDRFASQRAFWLRGEH, from the coding sequence ATGAACTATCGGCATATCTACCACGCGGGCAATTTCGCCGATGTGCTGAAGCACGCGGTACTTGCCCGCCTCGTCCGCTATCTGCAGAACAAGGACAAGGCCTTCCGTGTCCTCGACACCCATGCCGGTATCGGGCTCTACGATCTCTCTTCGGAAGAAGCGCAGAAGACCGGCGAGTGGCGAGACGGGATCGGCCGGCTGCTGGAGGCCGAGCTCGTGCCGCAAGTGGCCGATCTGCTGGAGCCCTATCTCACCGCGGTCCGGGAACTCAATCCTGAAGGCGGCCTGCGGTTCTACCCCGGCTCACCGAAGCTTGCCCGCATACTGTTTCGCCCACAGGACCGGCTATCCGCAATGGAGCTGCATCCGGAGGATTTCCAGCGGCTGCATCGGTTGTTCGAGGGCGATCATCATGCGCGTATCACCGAACTCGACGGCTGGCTGGCGCTCGGCGCGCATCTGCCGCCGAAGGAGAAGCGTGGCATCGTGCTCGTCGATCCGCCTTTCGAGGAGGACGGCGAATATGAGCGGCTGGTGGACGGCCTTGCGAAGGCCTGGCGACGCTTTCCCGGCGGCACCTATTGTCTGTGGTATCCCCTCAAGAAGGATGCGCCGATCAAGGCTTTTCACGAGACTCTGCAGGCACTGGAGATTCCGAAGATGCTTTGCGCCGAGCTGACGGTCAAAAGCGATCGCGGCTTCACCGGACTGACCGGCTCCGGCCTCATTATCGTCAACCCACCCTTCACGCTGAAGGACGAGCTGCATGCATTGCTGCCGGCCCTGAAGGATATGCTGGCGCAGGACCGCTTCGCCTCGCAACGCGCCTTCTGGCTGCGCGGCGAACATTGA
- a CDS encoding molybdopterin oxidoreductase family protein, with product MKYTKAMNIATPIHAKSRIGHTACPHDCPSTCALEIDLTEDGRIGRVRGAGDHSYTSGVICAKVARYAERLYHPDRLIKPLRRAGAKGEGRWQEISWDDALDEIANAFVKAEAKDGSEAIWPYYYAGTMGWVQRDSINRLRHAKRYSGFFSSICTNPAWTGFTMATGTLRGPDPREMGYTDCVVIWGTNAVSTQVNVMTHAVKSRKERGAKIVVIDIYDNPTMKQADMALIVKPGTDAALACAVMHIAFRDGHADRAYMAKYADDPTGLEQHLKTKTPEWAAAITGLSVDEIEAFAKLVGTTKKTYFRLGYGFTRQRNGAVAMHAAASIATVLGSWQYEGGGAFHSNSDIFRMDASELTGRSMLDSDIRMIDQSQIGRALTGDAVALRHRGPVTAMLIQNTNPVNIAPEQRLVKRGFARNDLFVAVHEQFMTDTAEMADIVIPATMFVEHDDIYRAGGQNHILLGPKLVEPPPAVRSNLFVIEELAKRLGVADRPGFGFSAREMIDRILERSGLPDYDHFLEHKWFDRQPVFEEAHFLNGFAHPDGKFRFRPDWVNQPAPNRPPEAVGLLGPHIELPQFPDQVDVIEVADPDHPFRLATSPSRNFLNSSFSETKTSRQKEGRPEVMINPADAAALGIAHGDLVQLGNLRGDIRIHARITTEVKPGVLIAEGLWPNKAHVDGEGINVLTGADPVAPYGGAAVHDNKVWLRKGRA from the coding sequence ATGAAATATACAAAGGCCATGAACATTGCGACCCCTATTCACGCCAAATCGCGGATCGGACACACAGCCTGTCCGCATGACTGTCCCTCCACCTGCGCGTTGGAGATCGATTTGACGGAGGATGGCCGGATCGGCCGCGTGCGCGGCGCGGGCGACCATTCCTACACGTCGGGCGTCATCTGCGCCAAGGTCGCCCGCTATGCCGAGCGGCTCTACCATCCGGACCGGCTGATAAAGCCGCTGCGCCGCGCCGGCGCCAAGGGAGAGGGCCGCTGGCAGGAGATCTCCTGGGACGACGCGCTGGACGAAATCGCCAATGCCTTCGTCAAGGCTGAGGCAAAAGACGGCAGCGAGGCGATCTGGCCCTATTATTACGCCGGCACCATGGGCTGGGTTCAGCGTGATTCCATCAATCGGCTGCGGCATGCGAAGCGATATTCCGGCTTCTTTTCCTCGATCTGCACCAACCCGGCCTGGACGGGCTTCACCATGGCGACGGGTACGCTGCGCGGCCCCGATCCGCGTGAGATGGGCTACACCGATTGCGTGGTCATCTGGGGCACCAACGCGGTCTCGACCCAGGTCAATGTGATGACGCATGCGGTGAAGTCGCGCAAGGAGCGCGGCGCCAAGATCGTCGTCATCGATATCTACGACAATCCGACGATGAAGCAGGCCGACATGGCGCTGATCGTCAAGCCGGGCACCGATGCCGCGCTCGCCTGCGCCGTGATGCACATCGCCTTCCGCGACGGTCATGCCGATCGGGCTTACATGGCCAAGTATGCCGACGATCCGACCGGCCTTGAGCAGCATCTGAAGACGAAGACGCCGGAATGGGCGGCTGCGATCACCGGCCTGTCCGTCGATGAGATCGAAGCCTTCGCCAAGCTCGTCGGCACGACAAAGAAGACCTATTTCCGCCTCGGCTATGGCTTTACCCGGCAACGCAACGGTGCGGTCGCGATGCACGCGGCGGCCTCGATCGCCACGGTCCTCGGCTCCTGGCAATATGAGGGCGGCGGTGCGTTCCATTCCAACAGCGATATTTTTCGCATGGACGCGAGCGAGCTGACGGGCCGGTCGATGCTGGACTCGGATATCCGTATGATCGACCAGTCGCAGATCGGTCGGGCTTTGACCGGCGACGCCGTCGCTTTGCGCCACCGCGGCCCGGTGACCGCCATGCTGATCCAGAACACCAACCCGGTGAACATCGCGCCGGAACAGCGACTGGTGAAGCGCGGCTTTGCCCGCAACGATCTTTTCGTTGCCGTGCATGAACAATTCATGACCGACACCGCTGAAATGGCCGATATCGTCATCCCCGCCACCATGTTCGTTGAGCATGACGACATCTACCGCGCCGGCGGGCAGAACCATATCCTGCTTGGCCCGAAGCTGGTCGAGCCGCCGCCGGCGGTTCGCAGCAATCTCTTCGTCATCGAGGAACTGGCCAAGCGCCTCGGCGTCGCCGACCGCCCCGGTTTCGGGTTTTCAGCCCGCGAGATGATCGACCGCATTCTGGAGCGAAGCGGCCTGCCGGATTACGATCATTTCCTTGAGCATAAATGGTTCGATCGCCAGCCGGTTTTTGAGGAGGCGCATTTCCTCAATGGTTTCGCTCATCCCGACGGCAAGTTCCGCTTCCGTCCGGATTGGGTCAACCAGCCGGCTCCGAACCGGCCGCCGGAAGCTGTCGGTCTGCTCGGCCCCCATATCGAGCTCCCGCAGTTTCCGGACCAGGTCGACGTCATCGAAGTTGCAGATCCCGATCATCCGTTCCGGCTTGCCACATCGCCGTCGCGCAATTTCTTGAATTCGAGCTTTTCGGAAACGAAGACCTCTCGCCAGAAGGAAGGCCGCCCGGAAGTGATGATTAATCCGGCGGACGCCGCAGCGTTGGGCATCGCCCATGGCGACCTCGTTCAGCTCGGCAATCTCAGAGGCGATATCCGCATCCATGCGCGCATCACCACCGAAGTGAAGCCGGGCGTGCTGATTGCCGAGGGGCTGTGGCCGAACAAGGCGCATGTCGATGGCGAAGGGATCAATGTTCTGACCGGTGCCGATCCTGTCGCTCCCTATGGCGGCGCGGCCGTCCACGATAACAAGGTGTGGTTGCGGAAGGGTAGAGCATGA
- a CDS encoding NUDIX domain-containing protein — protein sequence MNKFDKAKVEIVSEKTLSDQWTRLSTFDIDYTDSTGDTHRVKREIYHRTPAACILLYDPKREKVILVRQFRLPAHLTGFPAWMIEVPAGLLDGDHPEEAIRREAMEETGFRVRDVRFLFKAFTSPGAITEIIHFFAAVVDTTDRIGNGGGLAHEHEDIEVLEVPLAETMAMIEAGEIYDAKTIMLLQWAMLNKASLK from the coding sequence ATGAACAAGTTCGACAAGGCGAAGGTCGAGATCGTCAGCGAGAAGACGCTTTCCGACCAATGGACGCGGCTCAGCACCTTCGACATCGACTACACGGATTCGACGGGCGACACGCATCGGGTAAAGCGGGAAATCTATCACCGCACGCCGGCCGCCTGCATCCTGCTCTATGATCCTAAGCGCGAAAAGGTCATCCTCGTGCGGCAATTCCGTTTGCCGGCCCATCTCACCGGCTTTCCCGCCTGGATGATCGAAGTGCCCGCCGGCTTGCTCGATGGCGATCATCCGGAAGAGGCGATCCGCCGCGAGGCAATGGAGGAAACCGGCTTCCGTGTTCGTGATGTCCGCTTTCTGTTCAAAGCATTCACCTCGCCGGGCGCCATCACTGAGATCATCCATTTCTTTGCCGCTGTGGTCGATACCACGGACCGCATCGGCAACGGCGGCGGGCTCGCCCACGAGCACGAGGATATCGAGGTGCTCGAAGTGCCGCTTGCCGAAACCATGGCGATGATCGAAGCGGGCGAAATCTACGACGCCAAGACGATCATGCTGCTGCAATGGGCAATGTTGAACAAGGCAAGCCTGAAATAG
- a CDS encoding alpha-D-ribose 1-methylphosphonate 5-triphosphate diphosphatase, with translation MWLSNFTLVLPGEVVDQGSVRIEDGVIAEIRPELVEAATFDGGGRLLMPGFVDLHGDMIEREIAPRPNATMPIDFGIHELDKKLAAAGVTTAYAAVSFATESVYGHVRSLETTSAVIKGINSLRDHLLIDHRVHARYEITNVGAAPTLERLLEDGFVDMVSLTDHTPGQGQYNNIESYILSMSERRGITREAAEEVLARRIAMRQDPAIEHKLRDIVGLSLKHRLSLASHDDDSAEKVAEMFDLGVTISEFPVTLPAAEEARRRGLWTLMGAPNALRGQSMSGNLSALDAAGAGLLGIIAADYHPAAFVPAIFKIADVVNGGLLAAVAMATANAARAAGLTDRGEIAVGQKADLVAVEHGAVHRIRATFRNGRVVYSDGTLHPLMVMAA, from the coding sequence ATGTGGCTCAGCAATTTCACGCTCGTTCTTCCCGGTGAAGTCGTCGATCAAGGCTCTGTTCGCATCGAGGATGGCGTGATCGCTGAGATCCGGCCCGAGCTGGTGGAGGCTGCGACGTTCGATGGCGGCGGACGGCTGCTGATGCCGGGCTTCGTCGATCTGCACGGCGACATGATCGAGCGCGAAATCGCGCCGCGGCCGAATGCGACGATGCCGATCGATTTCGGTATCCATGAACTCGACAAGAAACTCGCGGCAGCCGGTGTCACCACCGCCTATGCCGCCGTCTCCTTCGCCACCGAAAGCGTCTACGGGCACGTGCGCTCGCTGGAAACCACCTCGGCGGTGATCAAGGGCATCAACAGCCTAAGAGACCATCTGCTAATCGACCATCGCGTCCATGCCCGCTACGAGATCACCAATGTCGGCGCGGCGCCGACGCTGGAGCGGCTGCTGGAAGATGGTTTCGTCGATATGGTGTCGCTGACGGACCATACGCCGGGGCAGGGGCAATACAACAATATCGAAAGTTATATCCTCAGCATGTCCGAGCGCCGCGGCATCACCCGCGAAGCTGCCGAGGAAGTGCTGGCACGCCGCATCGCGATGCGGCAGGACCCGGCTATCGAACACAAGCTTCGCGATATCGTCGGCCTGTCCTTGAAGCACAGGCTTTCGCTCGCCTCGCATGACGATGACAGCGCGGAAAAGGTGGCCGAAATGTTCGATCTCGGTGTCACGATCAGCGAATTCCCGGTGACGCTGCCGGCCGCCGAAGAGGCCCGCCGTCGCGGCCTCTGGACGCTGATGGGCGCGCCGAATGCTTTGCGCGGCCAATCCATGTCCGGAAATCTGAGTGCGCTCGATGCCGCCGGCGCCGGCCTGCTTGGCATCATCGCCGCCGATTATCACCCGGCCGCTTTCGTCCCGGCGATTTTCAAGATCGCCGACGTCGTCAATGGCGGTCTCCTGGCAGCCGTGGCCATGGCGACGGCCAATGCCGCGCGGGCGGCGGGACTCACGGATCGCGGCGAGATCGCCGTCGGCCAGAAGGCCGATCTGGTGGCCGTCGAGCATGGCGCTGTTCACCGCATCCGCGCAACCTTCCGCAACGGCCGCGTCGTCTACAGCGACGGCACGCTGCATCCGTTGATGGTAATGGCTGCGTAA